The Psychrobacter raelei genome contains the following window.
TCAGGGGTATCACTGCTTGGGTCAAGCGGCGGTTGACCGCCGGCAGGTGAGGCCAAAGTAATCTCAGCGCCCGCATCTTTAAAGGCGTAATAAGGCGCGGCAAACTCTTCTAACCAAAAACCGGTTTTTTTACCCGTTTCTGCCAATTTATCATGTGAGGTAAGCACCATTAATATTTTCATCAGTTATCCTATAGCAAAGATCTGTGTTTAAAATTCGGTCATTTATTTATAAATTCAGTTATTTAGGGTCAGCGACTTTAACCACGGTTTTGCCGAAGTTATTGCCCTCTAACATATCCACGAAACCTTTTGGCGCATTTTGTAGGCCATCAACGATATGCTCTTTGGTTTTTACCTTGCCCTCAGAGACCCATTTGCCCATGGTTTGTAAGAACTGCGGGAAGCTATCACCATACTCTTCGAAGATAATAAAGCCTTTAACAGTTAGGCGCTGTCTTAAGATGAGGCTCATGAGCTGGCTTAAGCGATCTTTGCCTTCAGGCAGCTCGGTCTCATTGTAATGAGCAGCAAGACCACACACAGGGATACGAGCGTGCGCATTCAGTAGAGGCAGTACCGCATCAAATACACGGCCACCCACGTTTTCATAATAAATATCAATGCCGTTAGGACATGCGGCGGCTAGCTGCGCCTCGAAGTCATCGCTGCGGTGATCAAGACACACATCAAAGCCGAGCTCTTCAACGGCGTATTTACATTTATCTGCACCACCTGCGACGCCCACTACTTTTAGATTATGTAGTTTGCCCACTTGACCGACGGTCGCACCGACTGGACCGGTTGCTGCGCCTACTACTAAGGTCTCACCTGCTTTTGGCTTACCAATATCAGTTAATCCCATATAGCCGGTGAAGCCTGGCATACCCAGCACACCTAAGCCGTAAGAAGGGTTGCTCATCTCTTGGGTTAATTTATATACACCCTCACCAGTACTGACGCTATAGTCTTGCCAGCCGCCATAAGCAACCACAATATCGCCTTCGCTAAAGCCCTCAACGTTTGAGCTAACCACTTGCGATACGGTAGCACCAAGCATCACATCACCCACTTCTAGCGGGTCGGCATAGCTTTTGGCATCACTCATACGACCACGCATATAAGGGTCAAGCGATAAATAAAGGGTGCGTAATAACATCTCATTATCAGCTGCACGGGGTACGTCAGTTGTCGTTAATTCAAAATTATCGTCAATTGGCTTGCCATGAGGACGGCTGGCCAGTTTGATTTGACGGTTTAGGGTATCTGATTGGGCTGTATTAAATGGTGTATTATCAAAGCTCATAAGTGGAAATCCTTGGTGTATTTATGCAGTTTATTGTTATTAAGGGAGGTAGGCAGCAGCGGTTGTTGAAGCCAGATTATATTTAAGCCAAATCAATGGACTGCTATTTTTATTATTTGAAAATCTTTAGAGGTGGGGGCGCAGCCACCTATTTTATTGTAGAGTAGGGCGGCTGTGCCTATGTGGTGCTTTTGTACCTAATTTATGACTTAAGCTAAGTGGCTTTAAGTGGCAATTAAGCTTGGGCTGCACGCTGTAAAATACGGCGTGAAACTTCTAAATCATTGGTCTTATGCTCACCAAGCTTAGTCATACCATGTGCTTGTAACTGCTGAACAATAGGCTCAATGGCGCTTTCATCTAGGTTGGCATCAGCAAGGTTTACCGGTAAGCCTAAATCCTTAAAGAAGCGCTCAGTGTGCACAATGGCCTCTTCAATGATGGCGTCATCGTCTTTGGTAGTGTCGCTGCTGATATGCCAGACATTGCGGGCATATTGTAAAAGCTTGTCTTTTTTGCTGTCTTTTAACTCACGCATCACTGAGGGCAACACTATGGTTAACGTGCGGGCATGATCGATGCTGTGTAGAGAGGTTAATTCGTGACCAATCATATGTGTGGTCCAGTCTTGAGGTACGCCGGTACCAATTAGACCATTTAAGGCCATGGTTGCTGTCCACATGATGTTTTTGCGTACTTCCAGATCCTCTGGATTGGCTTTAACGGCTTGACCTTCACTGATTAATATTTTTAGCAAGCTTTCTGCAAAAGCATCTTGGACTTTAGCATTTACTGGATAAGTTAAATACTGCTCCATGACATGGACAAAGGCATCTGCCACGCCATTCATTACTTGACGTTCAGGCAAGGTTAAGGTCTTAGTAGGATCTAAAATTGAGAACTTCGGATAGGCCAATGGGTTACCAAAGGGTAGCTTGGCTTTGCGTTCACTGTAATTAATCACGCCACCTGAATTCATCTCAGAACCTGTTGCTGGAATAGTCAATACCGCACCTAAGTCAACCGCTGAATCAATGTTTCTGGTATAGCTGGTGAGTGCTTCCCAAGCTTGGTCGCGCGACACGGTACCATCATCTTGTGTTAGGTGTGAGACCAGTGCCACAAATTTACTGCCATCAATGACGGAACCACCACCCACCGCTAGAATAAAGTCGATATGGTGCTCATTCACCATATCAGCGGCTTTCATCAAGGTGGTGAACTCAGGGTTTGGCTCAATACCACCAAATTCAAAAACTTCACGAGTGCTGTCTGCTGTATTTAGGGCATCTTTTACTTCATCAAGTGTGCCAGTACGCTGTGCTGAACCGCCGCCATAAGTAATTAATACACGGGCGTGGTTAGGTACTAGATTGGACAGCTCTTTAATTTGACCGTCACCAAAGACGATACGCACAGGGTTAAAGTATTGAAAGTTGTTCATAAAAATCCTTAAAGTAAAGGTAGGGGTAAAGACTAGGTTTGTTATCTGTGGCTATAATACGCTCTAATTAGACCGGTCGTCTAGTTAAATTACAAAACTACCTAACTTTTGTGGACGGTTTTTATAACCGAGTGAGAGGAGGGGATTACATTAGGACTAAACAAGGGAATCAAAGAGGGCGTTAAACAGATGAGTTAACGGTTAACAACATCATTTAAAACACAATGCTGCATCATTTGTGCTAGATAAAAGTTAGGGGCATACCATATCCAAAGCGATAGCGCCGAAAATGATAGCCGGTCTGCTAACGTTAGAGCCGGCTATCACAGCCGCTGTGTCCACAGTGCACTGCGCTAAAAACAATGTACCGCACTAACAAATATACTAAGCTAAAAAACATACCAAGCTAAAAAAAATACCAAGCTAAAAAACGTACCAAACCAAAAAATATATCCTGCTAACAAATGTACCAAGCTAAAAACTAAAATAAGCCAAGCGACATCTCAGCAAACTTAGCTTAGCGCCCAAGCTCTGAGGTGGTCATCTGCCATACCTCAGATAATGGAATATTAGACTGACTGGTCTTGGCAATTAAGCTGGCCCCCAACCAAGCATAGTACCAGCGCTTGGCCAGACTCTCTGCTGCCACATTTTCGGTCTTAGGCACAGAGCCATCTTCCCAGCCAGCCTTAATCTGATCGCTAATCCAGCCAATGGTCTGCATATAACCGCCCGCTAAGGCTTCACGCATAGGGTCTGAGATATCGGCCACCTCACCACTTAATTTAACCACCAAGCATTTTTCGTGATCGCAGCCATTTTGCTGAGTGTCATACCAAAACTGAAAGTAGTTATACAGTTTTTGTTGTGCACTAATATCTTGGTTAGAAATGGCCTCAAGACGGCTTTTATAATGCTCAAAGTAGCCTTTAATAATGGCTTCACCAAACGCTTCTTTGGAGGCAAAATAATGATAAAAAGAGCCTTTGGGCACGCCAGCAGTATCTAAGATAAGCTTGATACCGACCGCAGTAAAGCCTTTATGAGCCAGCAGTTGATATCCAGTGGCCAACAAATGCGACTTAGTATCGCCTTTAGCGGCTTTCACAAAATCCGCTTCAATAGTAGGTAGTGTTGCTGCCTCAGTCTTATGGCGGACTGCGACGGTATCAGGGGTAGAAGAGCTCATAATTAGGTATCCGTTATACAGCCGCATCACCCTGTTTTGGTAGATTGCGACAAATGCTAAGTAGTAGATTAAAGTCGGCTGAGTATAAAAATCGTTGGTATTTATATGGTATTTATTTGGTGTTTATATGGTTTGTTAGTAATAGCTCGTCAGTATGAGTATTTATATAGTCGAAGTAAAAGTCGCCGAAAGCTTATATAGGATTTGTTAGGATAATCCAGATTGAATTCAAGACGAAACTACAAAGCTGATACAAGAATATAGACCAGTCGTCTAGAAAGTTACCATTTTAGCACATATTTACCTTATATTGGCCTCAATTACGGATATGTATAGCAATAAAAATCAGATTACAAGAGCAGTTTATTTAATAAAAGCCTACTAATAATTATGAATGAACAGGTAATGATGAAACATTGTTAAACCCTTTAGTCTCAAGCCTAGGAGGAGTAAAATCTAGCTTTAAAACAGACAAAAATCTAGTTTTAAATTTCGATAATAAACCAATAATTAAATAAGCTCTCAAAGGGATTTATAATGAAAAACACGCTTGCTTTAAGCGCTGAACGTCTTGAAAACATAAGTAATATTGCCACAAGCTATGTCAATAAAGATAAGGCTTTGGTAGACAACTTCATTTCGGTCTATTACCGCAGCTTAGCGGCGCGTACCGCTGATAAAGAGTCAGATGCTGACTTAGCCGGTATGGCGCTGCATCACTTTGTGCTATTAAAGTCTTATAAAAACAATCAGCCCGCCCTACGCCTATTCAATCCAAGTATCGAAGAGCAACATTTTCATAGCGGTCATACCGTGTTGCAATTGGTCGCGTATAACCGCCCATTTTTGGTCGATACCTTGACCATGTGTATTGAGGCACAAGGTCTAGATGTACACCGCATCCACAACACCATTATTGATGCCAAACGCAATGAGGCAGACGAGATTATTGCAGTAGAGGGTGTGCAAGACAGTGATACCCGCTACTTGTCATTGATTCATTGCGAAATCGAGCGTACAGACAGCAAGACCATGCAGTTATTAAGTGAGCGCATCTTAAACAAAATCGCCACTTTAGATACGGTGGTTGGCGATTGGCAGGCCATGCGCAATAAGCTTAGCGAAATTAAGCAAGAGCTTGATAATACGCCTGTGCCTGAGGTGTATAGCAGCGCAGATGAAATTAAAGCTTTTTTGCAGTGGATTGCTGATGATAATTTTATCTTCTTAGGCTTTAGAGAGTATCGCTTAGAGGGCAATGCCGACAGCCTTGAGCTAGCCAATGACGCCGACTTAGATGCGGAGCATTTAGACGCAGGCAAGACCATTAACCTTATTTCTGTAGGCAACAGTGGTCTGGGCTTATTAAACGGGGTTTCTGAAGACACACCGTCCAGAAGTTTTGCGCAGCTACCAGACAGTCTAAAAGTGCTAATGACCATGCCGCGCGTGGTGTTACTGTCAAAATCAAGTCAATTGTCACCCATTCATCGTCCCGTATATATGGACTTTTTGGGCATTCATAAATATGATGCGCAAGGTCGCCTAATTGGCGAGTATCGCTTTATTGGCTTATTGACCTCTCAGGCATATCAGCTAAGCGTGCAGCAAATTCCGTTACTGCGCGAAAAAGCCAA
Protein-coding sequences here:
- a CDS encoding NADP-dependent oxidoreductase — its product is MSFDNTPFNTAQSDTLNRQIKLASRPHGKPIDDNFELTTTDVPRAADNEMLLRTLYLSLDPYMRGRMSDAKSYADPLEVGDVMLGATVSQVVSSNVEGFSEGDIVVAYGGWQDYSVSTGEGVYKLTQEMSNPSYGLGVLGMPGFTGYMGLTDIGKPKAGETLVVGAATGPVGATVGQVGKLHNLKVVGVAGGADKCKYAVEELGFDVCLDHRSDDFEAQLAAACPNGIDIYYENVGGRVFDAVLPLLNAHARIPVCGLAAHYNETELPEGKDRLSQLMSLILRQRLTVKGFIIFEEYGDSFPQFLQTMGKWVSEGKVKTKEHIVDGLQNAPKGFVDMLEGNNFGKTVVKVADPK
- a CDS encoding TetR/AcrR family transcriptional regulator, which gives rise to MKAAKGDTKSHLLATGYQLLAHKGFTAVGIKLILDTAGVPKGSFYHYFASKEAFGEAIIKGYFEHYKSRLEAISNQDISAQQKLYNYFQFWYDTQQNGCDHEKCLVVKLSGEVADISDPMREALAGGYMQTIGWISDQIKAGWEDGSVPKTENVAAESLAKRWYYAWLGASLIAKTSQSNIPLSEVWQMTTSELGR
- a CDS encoding iron-containing alcohol dehydrogenase, with the translated sequence MNNFQYFNPVRIVFGDGQIKELSNLVPNHARVLITYGGGSAQRTGTLDEVKDALNTADSTREVFEFGGIEPNPEFTTLMKAADMVNEHHIDFILAVGGGSVIDGSKFVALVSHLTQDDGTVSRDQAWEALTSYTRNIDSAVDLGAVLTIPATGSEMNSGGVINYSERKAKLPFGNPLAYPKFSILDPTKTLTLPERQVMNGVADAFVHVMEQYLTYPVNAKVQDAFAESLLKILISEGQAVKANPEDLEVRKNIMWTATMALNGLIGTGVPQDWTTHMIGHELTSLHSIDHARTLTIVLPSVMRELKDSKKDKLLQYARNVWHISSDTTKDDDAIIEEAIVHTERFFKDLGLPVNLADANLDESAIEPIVQQLQAHGMTKLGEHKTNDLEVSRRILQRAAQA